A section of the Motilibacter aurantiacus genome encodes:
- a CDS encoding MDR family MFS transporter: MTAARRTSAAPAGLARWGIVRELRAAEPVVRLLVLTQLAFNVGFFMVLPYLSVHLSDDLGLAAASVGLALGLRTFSQQGLFVVGGTLADRYGVKPVVLVGCGLRVAGFAGLAAADSAPAVFAATALTGFAAALFSPAVESALALESGKAEAAGGTSRVDAFALFSVGGQIGAFTGPLLGTVLLLVDFRAACAVAACVFVLILLAHARWLPAAPPAHEGERLLDGWGEVLANRAFLLFALAYSTQLVAYNQLYLLLPLEVDRAWGSQAPLGWLFAASSVLVVLAQLPVTAWCRSRPLGRVLPGGFLLMAAAFAVVAATVSAQRQGWVGLLPAAAFVVLLTVGEMVALPFARDLVPRLAAERRLGTYFGVLSSLSGVAVLGASTGIGALVQSTDGGPWSPVPWLVAGALPLVSALALSRLLRSLELGTR, encoded by the coding sequence GTGACGGCTGCCCGGCGGACGAGCGCGGCGCCGGCAGGGCTGGCCCGATGGGGCATCGTCCGCGAGCTGCGCGCGGCCGAGCCCGTGGTGCGCCTCCTGGTGCTCACCCAGCTGGCGTTCAACGTCGGCTTCTTCATGGTCCTGCCGTACCTCTCGGTCCACCTCAGCGACGACCTGGGGCTGGCGGCCGCGTCCGTCGGGCTCGCGCTCGGCCTTCGGACCTTCAGCCAGCAGGGGCTCTTCGTCGTCGGAGGCACGCTCGCGGACAGGTACGGCGTGAAGCCGGTCGTGCTGGTCGGATGCGGCCTGCGGGTGGCCGGTTTCGCCGGGCTCGCGGCCGCCGACTCGGCACCGGCCGTCTTCGCCGCGACGGCCCTGACCGGGTTCGCCGCCGCGCTGTTCTCGCCCGCGGTGGAGTCCGCGCTCGCCCTGGAGAGCGGCAAGGCGGAGGCCGCGGGGGGCACCTCCCGGGTCGACGCCTTCGCGCTGTTCTCGGTGGGTGGGCAGATCGGCGCTTTCACGGGGCCGCTGCTGGGGACCGTGCTGCTCCTCGTGGACTTCCGGGCGGCCTGCGCCGTCGCCGCCTGCGTCTTCGTCCTCATCCTGCTGGCCCACGCGCGCTGGCTCCCGGCCGCCCCGCCGGCCCACGAGGGCGAGCGCCTGCTCGACGGGTGGGGCGAGGTGCTCGCCAATCGCGCGTTCCTGCTCTTCGCGCTGGCGTACAGCACCCAGCTCGTGGCGTACAACCAGCTCTACCTGCTCCTCCCGCTCGAGGTCGACCGGGCGTGGGGCTCGCAGGCGCCCCTCGGGTGGCTGTTCGCCGCGTCCTCGGTGCTCGTGGTCCTCGCACAGCTGCCGGTGACGGCCTGGTGCCGCAGCCGGCCCCTCGGCCGCGTCCTGCCCGGCGGGTTCCTGCTCATGGCGGCCGCGTTCGCAGTCGTCGCGGCGACGGTGTCCGCGCAGCGGCAGGGCTGGGTGGGCCTGCTGCCGGCGGCCGCGTTCGTCGTGCTGCTCACGGTCGGGGAGATGGTCGCGCTGCCGTTCGCCCGGGACCTGGTCCCCCGGCTGGCCGCGGAGCGCCGGCTGGGAACGTACTTCGGCGTCCTGTCCTCGCTGTCCGGCGTGGCGGTGCTCGGGGCGAGCACGGGGATCGGTGCGCTCGTGCAGTCGACGGACGGGGGCCCGTGGAGCCCGGTTCCCTGGCTGGTCGCCGGCGCCCTGCCGCTGGTCAGCGCGCTGGCGCTGTCACGGCTGCTGCGGTCCCTGGAGCTCGGCACCCGCTGA
- a CDS encoding ABC transporter permease subunit, whose translation MTPTVPAVTLPPAASPPSRTMQPRRRERRAASAVRLLSRVLTVLAVVAVVGLLPWLSGRDPALTVLRGRSADQEATPEALAAVREQLGLADGPLALLGRWASDVLRGDFGTSWVSGAQVLPGALSALGVSVTLMAFSFVVVLAVAALLVVPSLRGVLRGAPRRTSGAVAAALTALPEFLLATALLVGVSVWLGLLPPYGWDGPSSAVLPALAMGLPAGGLVGRLVADAVATSGAETWVTTWTAAGAPRAALARGLLLRAVPPVLPQVGLVVVGLVGGAVAVERVFAIPGLGRATLGAAQTQDLPVLQAGMLLLIALGALLGVATDVTRRAVLGRAARAGGLVIPSSGHVVRRRDRLVPLTALLLLAALVLGGLAGDPYAADRGRLAGPSGDLLLGADASGRDLLARLGQGAGSTIATAVAVCLAAYVVGLLAGLLPNVTAGPVEVANAAPPVLAGLFVAALTGPSSTGAAVAVLLVSWAPLASHTGALVAEAVAQPHVRVLPVLGVGRMRVLLAHVLPMVAGPVLRNAFLRLPGVALALAGLGFLGLGPQPPTPDWGLVLAEGMPYVERAPWVVVAPALSLVALSVLAVSASALAPGLPRRWRSRSAGAELQGPQQP comes from the coding sequence GTGACCCCCACGGTGCCCGCGGTCACGCTGCCTCCCGCGGCGAGCCCCCCGTCCCGGACGATGCAGCCGCGCCGACGCGAGCGACGGGCCGCGTCGGCGGTCCGGCTGCTGTCCCGGGTGCTGACGGTCCTCGCCGTCGTCGCCGTCGTCGGGCTGCTGCCCTGGCTCTCCGGACGCGACCCGGCCCTGACCGTGCTGCGCGGGCGCTCCGCGGACCAGGAGGCCACGCCCGAGGCGCTCGCGGCCGTGCGGGAGCAGCTCGGGCTCGCGGACGGGCCGCTCGCCCTGCTCGGGCGTTGGGCCTCCGACGTGCTGCGCGGCGACTTCGGCACGTCCTGGGTCAGCGGGGCGCAGGTGCTGCCGGGAGCGCTCTCCGCCCTCGGCGTGTCGGTCACGCTCATGGCCTTCTCCTTCGTGGTCGTCCTCGCCGTCGCGGCGCTGCTGGTCGTGCCCTCCCTGCGCGGCGTCCTGCGGGGCGCGCCTCGCCGCACCTCCGGTGCCGTCGCCGCCGCGCTGACAGCGCTGCCGGAGTTCCTGCTGGCCACGGCGTTGCTCGTCGGGGTGTCCGTCTGGCTGGGGCTGCTGCCCCCGTACGGCTGGGACGGGCCGTCGAGCGCCGTCCTGCCCGCGCTGGCGATGGGCCTGCCTGCGGGCGGCCTGGTCGGGCGGCTGGTCGCGGACGCGGTCGCGACCAGCGGCGCCGAGACGTGGGTGACCACCTGGACGGCGGCAGGAGCGCCGCGGGCGGCGCTGGCCCGCGGGCTGCTGCTGCGCGCCGTCCCCCCCGTCCTCCCTCAGGTCGGGCTGGTGGTCGTCGGGCTGGTAGGTGGAGCGGTCGCCGTCGAGCGGGTGTTCGCCATCCCGGGGCTGGGGCGCGCCACCCTGGGCGCGGCCCAGACCCAGGACCTGCCGGTGCTGCAGGCCGGGATGCTCCTGCTCATCGCCCTCGGCGCCCTGCTCGGTGTCGCGACCGACGTGACCCGTCGGGCGGTGCTGGGCCGAGCGGCCCGGGCGGGCGGGCTGGTCATCCCCTCCTCCGGCCACGTCGTCCGCCGCCGTGACCGGCTCGTCCCGCTGACCGCGCTGCTGCTGCTGGCCGCCCTGGTCCTCGGCGGGCTGGCCGGCGACCCCTACGCCGCTGACCGCGGCCGGCTGGCCGGCCCGTCGGGCGACCTCCTGCTGGGGGCGGACGCGTCGGGACGGGACCTGCTGGCCCGGCTGGGGCAGGGGGCGGGCTCCACCATCGCCACCGCCGTCGCCGTGTGCCTCGCGGCGTACGTCGTGGGGCTGCTCGCGGGCCTGCTGCCGAACGTCACCGCCGGGCCGGTCGAGGTCGCCAACGCCGCGCCCCCGGTCCTCGCCGGGCTGTTCGTCGCCGCGCTGACCGGGCCGTCGTCCACCGGCGCGGCGGTGGCCGTGCTGCTGGTCAGCTGGGCGCCCCTGGCCTCGCACACGGGCGCGCTCGTCGCCGAGGCCGTCGCGCAGCCGCACGTGCGCGTGCTCCCCGTGCTGGGAGTCGGCAGGATGCGGGTGCTGTTGGCCCACGTGCTGCCGATGGTGGCCGGGCCGGTGCTGCGCAACGCCTTCCTGCGCCTGCCGGGCGTCGCGCTCGCGCTCGCCGGGCTGGGGTTCCTGGGGCTGGGCCCGCAACCCCCCACCCCGGACTGGGGCCTGGTGCTCGCCGAGGGCATGCCCTACGTCGAGCGGGCTCCGTGGGTGGTGGTCGCGCCGGCCCTGTCGCTCGTCGCCCTGTCGGTCCTGGCGGTGAGCGCCTCCGCCCTGGCACCGGGCCTTCCTCGCCGCTGGCGCTCCCGCTCAGCGGGTGCCGAGCTCCAGGGACCGCAGCAGCCGTGA
- a CDS encoding ABC transporter substrate-binding protein, with the protein MTALLLSGCFSSSADEPDGAAPTASGERISVAMLQPPRSGLTPFSDDAFKLSRWSTAETLVVLDEAGDAQPALATAWEQVDPRTWRFEVRQGVTFHDGTPLTAEHVAAVLTAATKASPKPRILDGVELTAQPDPAAPGEAVLVRTGDADPLVPQRMSSPQLSILAAAAYGPDGTVDPVGHGTGPFELVAVDGTVGATLNRFDGYWGERARVAGIDVDFVPDGTARAAALRTGAADVVEAVPVSQASLLEPEQVFEVPMPRTNTLYLNTERGVFADAGMRAAARGAVQRETIVENVYEGRADVAEGLLGPALPWAAEGRPARSERPAADPAGAEIVLATFTDRAELPEVAVQLEQQLEAAGFRVRQEVREYAQIEADALAGDFDAFILSRATVLDSGDPVAYMYSDFACDGSFNIAQLCDPEIDAALRKASAAGTGDARRAATLEAERLILESDAAIPMLHERVIQGESGDFSGVARDPRERQLITAETTAG; encoded by the coding sequence ATGACCGCCCTGCTCCTCAGCGGCTGCTTCTCCTCCTCGGCGGACGAGCCCGACGGCGCCGCTCCCACCGCGTCGGGCGAGCGCATCAGTGTCGCCATGCTGCAGCCGCCCCGCTCCGGGCTCACCCCGTTCAGCGACGACGCGTTCAAGCTCTCCCGCTGGTCCACCGCCGAGACGCTCGTCGTCCTCGACGAGGCCGGGGACGCGCAGCCCGCGCTCGCGACCGCGTGGGAGCAGGTCGACCCCCGTACGTGGCGCTTCGAGGTGCGCCAGGGCGTGACCTTCCACGACGGGACGCCCCTGACGGCAGAACACGTCGCCGCCGTGCTCACCGCCGCGACGAAGGCGAGCCCCAAGCCGCGCATCCTCGACGGTGTCGAGCTCACGGCGCAGCCCGACCCCGCCGCGCCGGGCGAGGCGGTGCTCGTCCGCACCGGCGATGCCGACCCGTTGGTGCCGCAGCGGATGTCCAGCCCCCAGCTGTCGATCCTGGCGGCCGCCGCGTACGGGCCGGACGGCACCGTCGACCCGGTCGGCCACGGGACCGGGCCCTTCGAGCTGGTGGCCGTCGACGGGACCGTGGGCGCGACGCTCAACCGGTTCGACGGCTACTGGGGCGAGCGGGCCAGGGTCGCGGGCATCGACGTCGACTTCGTGCCGGACGGCACGGCGCGCGCCGCAGCACTGCGGACGGGGGCCGCGGACGTGGTCGAGGCGGTCCCGGTCTCGCAGGCGTCGCTGCTCGAGCCCGAGCAGGTGTTCGAGGTGCCGATGCCCCGGACCAACACGCTGTACCTCAACACCGAGCGGGGCGTCTTCGCGGACGCCGGGATGCGCGCCGCTGCCCGGGGCGCCGTGCAGCGCGAGACGATCGTGGAGAACGTGTACGAGGGCCGCGCCGACGTGGCCGAGGGGCTGCTGGGGCCGGCGCTGCCGTGGGCTGCCGAGGGGCGGCCCGCGCGCAGCGAGCGGCCCGCCGCCGACCCGGCCGGCGCCGAGATCGTCCTCGCCACCTTCACCGACCGGGCGGAGCTGCCGGAGGTCGCCGTGCAGCTGGAGCAGCAGCTGGAGGCCGCCGGCTTCCGGGTGCGCCAGGAGGTGCGCGAGTACGCCCAGATCGAGGCCGACGCGCTGGCCGGCGACTTCGACGCGTTCATCCTGTCCCGGGCCACCGTGCTGGACTCCGGCGACCCCGTCGCGTACATGTACTCCGACTTCGCCTGCGACGGCTCCTTCAACATCGCCCAGCTGTGCGACCCCGAGATCGATGCCGCGCTGCGCAAGGCGTCGGCCGCCGGTACGGGCGACGCGCGCCGGGCGGCCACCCTGGAGGCCGAGCGGCTGATCCTCGAGTCCGACGCCGCGATCCCGATGCTGCACGAACGGGTCATCCAGGGCGAGTCCGGCGACTTCTCCGGCGTCGCCCGTGACCCGCGCGAGCGCCAGCTCATCACGGCCGAGACCACCGCAGGGTGA
- a CDS encoding ABC transporter ATP-binding protein: MTLLRCEGLSLRLLRDVDLAVADGERLGVVGESGAGKTTLLRTLLALEPPDAGTVTCHGRQVRPGSPRRLGWFRRLVQYVPQDPASTLDPRRTVRELVALPVRRLGTPDERRRERALVDDALDAVDLPGGLRDARAPQLSGGQAQRVALARALVLRPSLLLADEPVSGLDLPLRAQVLASLRAAFERQGTALVLVSHDVAAVAALCARTVVLAEGRVVEDAPTRQLLRAPQHPSSRALVTALPALP; this comes from the coding sequence ATGACGCTGCTGCGCTGCGAGGGCCTGTCGCTGCGGCTGCTGCGCGACGTCGACCTGGCCGTGGCCGACGGAGAGCGCCTCGGCGTCGTCGGCGAGTCCGGCGCGGGGAAGACGACGCTGCTGCGCACCCTGCTCGCCCTCGAGCCGCCCGACGCCGGCACCGTGACGTGCCACGGGCGGCAGGTCCGCCCCGGCTCCCCGCGCCGGCTGGGCTGGTTCCGCCGCCTCGTCCAGTACGTGCCGCAGGACCCCGCCTCCACGCTCGACCCGCGCAGAACGGTCCGCGAGCTCGTCGCGCTGCCCGTGCGACGCCTGGGCACCCCTGACGAGCGCCGGCGTGAGCGCGCTCTCGTCGACGACGCGCTCGACGCCGTCGACCTCCCGGGCGGCCTGCGCGACGCCCGCGCTCCCCAGCTGTCCGGCGGCCAGGCGCAGCGGGTGGCCCTCGCCCGGGCACTGGTCCTCCGGCCCTCCCTGCTGCTGGCCGACGAGCCGGTGAGCGGCCTTGACCTGCCCCTGCGGGCCCAGGTCCTGGCCTCCCTGCGCGCGGCGTTCGAGCGTCAGGGCACCGCCCTGGTGCTCGTGTCCCACGACGTGGCAGCAGTCGCCGCGCTCTGCGCCCGCACCGTCGTGCTCGCCGAGGGCCGGGTCGTCGAGGACGCGCCCACCCGGCAGCTGCTCCGCGCCCCGCAGCACCCGTCGTCCAGAGCTCTGGTCACGGCCCTGCCCGCCCTGCCCTGA
- a CDS encoding ATP-binding cassette domain-containing protein: MPLLDVRALRVDSADGRLLHGVDLVVEPERRVGVLGASGSGKSLTVAAVLGLLPPALRATGSVRLAGAEILGLPAARRPPDARPGVVRQDSAGALHPLQPVGRQLALPLGGTRASARARVLDALGSLGFRDPGRVAEALPSELSGGMRQRVCLALALMTPSPLLVADEPTTALDVVTQAGVVSLLRERTGRGTGRALLFVTHDVAVAASLCEELVVLSDGRVVEHAPVEDVLASPRHERTRELVAAARTVGAHLYAAAEAR; the protein is encoded by the coding sequence GTGCCCCTCCTCGACGTCCGCGCACTCCGCGTCGACAGCGCCGACGGCCGTCTGCTGCACGGGGTCGACCTCGTGGTCGAGCCCGAGCGCCGGGTCGGCGTCCTCGGCGCCTCCGGGTCGGGCAAGTCCCTGACCGTCGCGGCGGTCCTCGGGCTGCTGCCACCCGCCCTCCGGGCCACCGGCAGCGTGCGGCTGGCCGGCGCCGAGATCCTGGGGCTCCCCGCGGCCCGGCGCCCGCCGGACGCCCGCCCGGGTGTGGTGCGTCAGGACTCCGCCGGGGCCCTGCACCCGCTCCAGCCCGTCGGCCGCCAGCTGGCCCTGCCCCTGGGCGGCACCCGTGCCTCCGCCCGCGCCCGCGTCCTCGACGCCCTCGGGTCCCTGGGCTTCCGCGACCCCGGACGCGTCGCGGAGGCGCTGCCGTCGGAGCTGTCGGGCGGCATGCGGCAGCGCGTGTGCCTCGCCCTGGCCCTGATGACCCCCTCGCCGCTGCTCGTGGCGGACGAGCCGACGACCGCGCTCGACGTGGTCACCCAGGCGGGCGTCGTGAGCCTGCTCCGCGAGCGGACGGGGCGCGGCACCGGCCGGGCCCTGCTCTTCGTCACCCACGACGTCGCCGTCGCCGCGAGCCTCTGCGAGGAGCTCGTCGTCCTCTCCGACGGCCGCGTCGTGGAGCACGCGCCGGTCGAGGACGTTCTCGCGAGCCCCCGCCACGAGCGCACGCGCGAGCTGGTCGCCGCTGCCCGAACGGTCGGGGCCCACCTGTACGCGGCGGCGGAGGCGCGATGA
- a CDS encoding DUF1490 family protein, whose translation MALPFGAGVVRKGVGAVVTGVVGVAVVRLAERRGAPAARRVAVEVTKAGIRGGRALGEGVERTRLAAGDVAAQAREEMGEQAPVPGTSATGHDGHQH comes from the coding sequence GTGGCACTGCCTTTCGGAGCAGGCGTCGTACGCAAGGGCGTCGGGGCCGTCGTGACCGGGGTGGTCGGCGTCGCCGTCGTGCGCCTCGCCGAGCGCCGTGGTGCCCCGGCCGCTCGCCGGGTCGCCGTCGAGGTGACGAAGGCCGGCATTCGTGGCGGGCGTGCCCTGGGCGAGGGCGTGGAGCGCACCCGGCTCGCGGCCGGCGACGTGGCGGCGCAGGCTCGGGAGGAGATGGGCGAGCAGGCACCGGTGCCCGGCACCTCCGCGACCGGGCACGACGGTCACCAGCACTGA
- a CDS encoding heavy metal translocating P-type ATPase, giving the protein MRVEADLLRGSTARSVALEDLLDGTPGVLACRAYPRTGNVLVWYDPELLGAETVLAAVESVQQVDALAVAPRQARSAEVPDGDVLRLVAGAAALVLLGGRRYVLRRPPLLGPQARGVTAGVAVFTGYPFFRGAVRSLAGERAAGTDALVTSATVASLLLRENVVALTVLWLLNIGELLQDLTLRRTRKAISELLAGTVTTAWVRHDGVEQQLPIDRLRVGHEVVVHEQATIPVDGVVVDGQGVVDQAAITGESLPVSLATGDTVHAGSVNLRGRLVVRATATGRDTAVGRIIARVEQAQEDRAPVQTVGERFSRRFVPASFALAGATLLVTRDVRRAMTMLLVACPCAVGLSTPTAISAAIGNGARRGILIKGGSHLEAAGRMDALVIDKTGTLTLGKAVVTNVISFAEDWDPMQVLAYAASSEIHSRHPLAQAVIRNAEERRLEIPPHEECEVLLGLGMRTEADGRVLLLGSLALMERQGVDVGGEARQWLDRLQHAAETPLLLAVDGRLVGLVSLKDAVRPDAREALDRLRATGVRRVVMLTGDSPATAAAVAAELGIVEWSAEAMPETKQDVVRALQAEGYVVGMVGDGTNDAPALALADIGIAMGVSGTDVALETADVALMGEDLTRLLDLRDLGGRTLGVIRQNYGMSIAVNGLGLLVGAGGALSPVAAAILHNASSIAVAGNSTRLVRYRV; this is encoded by the coding sequence ATGCGCGTGGAGGCGGACCTGCTCCGCGGGTCGACGGCGCGGTCGGTGGCGCTCGAGGACCTGCTCGACGGGACGCCCGGGGTGCTGGCCTGCCGGGCCTACCCGCGCACGGGCAACGTGCTGGTCTGGTACGACCCCGAGCTGCTCGGGGCCGAGACGGTCCTGGCTGCGGTCGAGTCGGTTCAGCAGGTCGACGCGCTGGCCGTGGCTCCGCGCCAGGCCCGCTCCGCGGAGGTCCCGGACGGCGACGTCCTCCGGCTGGTGGCCGGTGCCGCCGCGCTCGTCCTGCTGGGCGGGCGCCGGTACGTCCTGCGCCGGCCGCCACTGCTCGGGCCGCAGGCCCGCGGCGTCACGGCGGGCGTCGCCGTCTTCACCGGCTACCCGTTCTTCCGGGGAGCGGTGAGGAGCCTCGCCGGTGAGCGGGCCGCCGGCACCGACGCGCTCGTCACGTCGGCGACCGTGGCGAGCCTGCTGCTCCGGGAGAACGTCGTCGCGCTGACCGTGCTGTGGCTGCTCAACATCGGCGAGCTCCTGCAGGACCTCACGCTGCGCCGTACCCGCAAGGCCATCTCCGAGCTGCTGGCCGGGACCGTGACGACCGCGTGGGTCCGTCACGACGGGGTGGAGCAGCAGCTGCCCATCGACCGGCTGCGGGTGGGCCACGAGGTCGTGGTCCACGAGCAGGCGACGATCCCGGTCGACGGCGTGGTCGTCGACGGGCAGGGCGTGGTGGACCAGGCCGCCATCACGGGCGAGAGCCTCCCGGTCTCCCTGGCGACGGGTGACACCGTCCACGCCGGCAGCGTGAACCTGCGGGGGCGGCTCGTGGTCCGCGCCACGGCCACCGGGCGCGACACCGCCGTCGGCCGGATCATCGCGCGAGTCGAGCAGGCGCAGGAGGACCGCGCCCCCGTCCAGACGGTGGGCGAGCGGTTCTCGCGCCGGTTCGTGCCGGCGTCGTTCGCGCTGGCGGGGGCGACCCTGCTCGTCACCCGGGACGTACGCCGGGCGATGACCATGCTGCTCGTCGCCTGCCCGTGCGCAGTGGGGCTGTCCACCCCGACCGCGATCAGCGCCGCGATCGGCAACGGCGCACGGCGCGGGATCCTCATCAAGGGCGGGTCGCACCTCGAGGCCGCCGGGCGGATGGACGCGCTCGTCATCGACAAGACGGGGACGCTGACCCTCGGCAAGGCGGTGGTCACGAACGTCATCTCGTTCGCGGAGGACTGGGACCCGATGCAGGTCCTGGCCTACGCCGCCAGCTCCGAGATCCACTCCCGGCACCCGCTGGCGCAGGCCGTCATCCGCAACGCCGAGGAGCGCCGGCTGGAGATCCCGCCGCACGAGGAGTGCGAGGTGCTGCTCGGGCTCGGGATGCGGACGGAGGCCGACGGGCGCGTGCTGCTGCTCGGCTCGCTGGCGCTCATGGAGCGGCAGGGCGTGGACGTGGGCGGTGAGGCCCGCCAGTGGCTGGACCGGCTGCAGCACGCGGCCGAGACCCCGCTCCTGCTCGCGGTGGACGGCCGGCTGGTCGGCCTCGTGAGCTTGAAGGACGCCGTCCGCCCCGACGCCCGGGAGGCGCTGGACCGGCTTCGCGCCACCGGTGTGCGCCGCGTCGTGATGCTGACCGGTGACTCGCCGGCCACGGCGGCCGCCGTCGCCGCGGAGCTCGGCATCGTGGAGTGGTCGGCCGAGGCGATGCCGGAGACGAAGCAGGACGTCGTCCGCGCGCTGCAGGCCGAGGGCTACGTCGTCGGGATGGTCGGTGACGGCACGAACGACGCGCCCGCGCTCGCCCTCGCCGACATCGGGATCGCGATGGGCGTCTCGGGGACCGACGTCGCCCTGGAGACGGCCGATGTCGCGCTGATGGGCGAGGACCTGACCCGCCTGCTCGACCTGCGCGACCTCGGCGGCCGGACGCTGGGCGTCATCCGGCAGAACTACGGCATGAGCATCGCGGTCAACGGGCTCGGGCTGCTCGTCGGCGCCGGCGGCGCGCTGTCCCCGGTCGCGGCGGCGATCCTGCACAACGCCTCGTCGATCGCCGTCGCGGGCAACAGCACCAGGTTGGTCCGCTACCGCGTCTGA
- a CDS encoding GTP-binding protein encodes MSSPAVVVLSSIDPVLRGVAAADLLCDLPGALVVQHDLLPDGLRRVVYGSDGVREDVWVPLEHACLSCALREDVLPAVRRALATGNGTPAVVLALPVSAEPLPVVHALVRARVRLGPLVSVLDGLSAVDDLLGDDLLSERGLALTSEDNRAVGEALAHQLELADVLLLPGFAPAQATALLEHLAPAGARHCLLHANGLSGSALAEDVAARRARREELLRRGDPRCLPSRAPDDRAGVWTLDLRSWRPLHPARLLEEIEALGAGPLRGRGCLWLPTRPDVVVAWDGAGGQLSIGGIGSWSSPTHAGPTAERETRLLVTAVDHDPALLRRAFDTALMTDAELASGLERWVGRDDGFDAWLGPLEGVA; translated from the coding sequence ATGAGCTCCCCGGCCGTCGTGGTCCTGTCCTCGATCGACCCGGTGCTTCGGGGGGTGGCGGCCGCTGACCTCCTGTGCGACCTGCCCGGGGCGCTCGTCGTGCAGCACGACCTGCTGCCCGACGGGCTGCGCCGCGTGGTCTACGGCAGCGACGGCGTCCGCGAGGACGTCTGGGTCCCGCTCGAGCACGCCTGCCTCTCGTGCGCGCTGCGCGAGGACGTCCTGCCGGCCGTGCGGCGGGCGCTGGCCACGGGCAACGGAACGCCGGCCGTCGTCCTCGCCCTGCCGGTCTCGGCCGAGCCGCTGCCGGTGGTGCACGCGCTCGTCCGCGCCCGGGTGCGCCTCGGGCCCCTGGTCAGCGTGCTCGACGGCCTGTCCGCGGTGGACGACCTGCTCGGTGACGACCTGCTGAGCGAGCGCGGCCTCGCACTGACCTCCGAGGACAACCGTGCTGTCGGTGAAGCGCTGGCGCACCAGCTCGAGCTCGCCGACGTGCTGCTGCTGCCCGGGTTCGCCCCCGCGCAGGCCACAGCGCTGCTCGAGCACCTCGCGCCGGCGGGGGCGCGGCACTGCCTGCTCCACGCCAACGGGCTGTCCGGCAGCGCGCTGGCCGAGGACGTGGCGGCCCGGCGGGCCCGACGCGAGGAGCTGTTGCGCCGCGGCGACCCGCGCTGCCTGCCCTCCCGGGCCCCCGACGACCGGGCCGGGGTGTGGACGCTCGACCTGAGGTCGTGGCGCCCCCTCCACCCGGCCCGGCTGCTCGAGGAGATCGAGGCGTTGGGAGCGGGCCCCCTGCGCGGGCGCGGCTGCCTCTGGCTGCCGACGCGGCCCGACGTGGTCGTCGCCTGGGACGGCGCCGGCGGGCAGCTCAGCATCGGGGGCATCGGCAGTTGGTCCTCGCCGACGCACGCAGGGCCGACGGCCGAGCGGGAGACCCGGCTGCTCGTCACCGCGGTCGACCACGACCCGGCCCTGCTGCGACGAGCGTTCGACACCGCCCTCATGACCGACGCGGAGCTGGCGTCGGGGCTCGAGCGCTGGGTGGGGCGCGACGACGGCTTCGACGCCTGGCTCGGCCCGCTGGAAGGGGTGGCGTGA
- a CDS encoding type B 50S ribosomal protein L31 → MKRDIHPDYHPVVFRDRAAGMSFLTRSTATSRQTVMWDDGHAYPVIDVDVSSASHPFWTGRASVLDSEGRVERFNRRYGASGTAKGTPR, encoded by the coding sequence GTGAAGCGAGACATCCACCCCGACTACCACCCCGTCGTCTTCCGGGACCGGGCGGCGGGCATGTCGTTCCTGACCCGGTCCACGGCGACGAGCCGCCAGACGGTGATGTGGGACGACGGCCACGCCTACCCGGTGATCGACGTCGACGTCTCCTCCGCCAGCCATCCCTTCTGGACCGGGCGTGCGAGCGTGCTGGACAGCGAGGGACGGGTGGAGCGCTTCAACCGGCGCTACGGGGCCTCGGGCACCGCGAAGGGCACGCCCCGATGA
- the rpmG gene encoding 50S ribosomal protein L33 yields the protein MARATGLRPVVKLRSTAGTGYAYVTRKSRRNDPGRMALRKYDPVVRRHVEFREER from the coding sequence ATGGCGCGCGCCACCGGCCTGCGGCCCGTCGTGAAGCTGCGCTCGACGGCGGGGACGGGCTACGCGTACGTCACCCGCAAGAGCCGGCGCAACGACCCCGGGCGGATGGCGCTGCGCAAGTACGACCCGGTCGTCCGGCGGCACGTGGAGTTCAGGGAGGAGCGCTGA